The following are from one region of the Endozoicomonas sp. 4G genome:
- a CDS encoding DUF2066 domain-containing protein has translation MFKTCKLERLFPLSRLVFTLMLALLSFQLPAAQMSELYQVSVPVSSQDSKEKDPAVRRALSEVLVKVTGQRSTLSNAGVAQSLRKASEWVRSFSYERRDTESGQQLFLQVRFDEAAVNRLLRDNNLGIWDSNRPDTIVWLAIEKEGSRQILREAEGSVLVADLKRVMAARSLPLTIPLMDFEDSNTISEVDVWGLFSGKLSQASARYGSEAILAGRLSEVRGRYHGRIALLFRNQRFDATVTDLSAEGLAQAIADLTGNTLSRHYAVLSGGSGVNPMLEVEGIVSTRGYAGLINYLKSLTAVRDVMVVKVSGDKIQLALSIDGTLSQLSDAIALGRKLKVVSKDDVNQTLKYRWLGK, from the coding sequence ATGTTTAAAACGTGCAAGCTGGAACGATTGTTCCCTCTTTCCAGGCTGGTATTCACTCTTATGCTGGCTCTGTTGTCTTTTCAGCTGCCTGCTGCACAGATGAGTGAGCTTTATCAGGTCAGTGTCCCCGTCAGCAGTCAGGACAGTAAGGAAAAAGACCCGGCCGTCAGGCGGGCTCTGTCTGAGGTGCTGGTTAAAGTCACCGGGCAGCGCAGTACCCTGAGTAATGCCGGGGTGGCGCAGTCACTCAGGAAAGCCTCCGAATGGGTTCGGAGTTTTAGTTATGAACGGCGCGACACCGAGTCAGGTCAGCAACTCTTTCTTCAGGTTCGTTTTGATGAAGCAGCTGTCAATCGACTGCTGCGGGACAATAACCTGGGCATCTGGGATTCGAATCGGCCTGATACCATTGTCTGGCTGGCCATTGAAAAGGAAGGTAGCCGACAGATTCTGAGAGAAGCAGAAGGCTCTGTGCTGGTGGCTGATCTCAAGCGGGTTATGGCTGCTCGCTCATTGCCTCTGACAATTCCTTTGATGGACTTTGAAGACAGTAACACGATTTCTGAGGTTGATGTCTGGGGACTGTTTTCAGGCAAGTTGAGTCAGGCGTCAGCAAGATATGGTTCTGAGGCTATCCTGGCCGGTCGCCTGAGCGAAGTGCGTGGCCGGTATCATGGTCGTATCGCCCTGCTGTTCAGAAATCAGCGATTTGATGCCACTGTCACAGACCTTTCTGCCGAAGGATTGGCCCAGGCTATTGCGGATCTTACCGGTAATACACTTTCCCGCCACTATGCAGTCCTCTCAGGAGGGAGTGGCGTTAACCCGATGCTGGAAGTGGAAGGTATTGTCAGCACCCGGGGCTACGCCGGGCTGATTAATTATCTTAAAAGCCTGACGGCAGTAAGAGATGTGATGGTCGTTAAAGTCAGCGGCGACAAAATTCAGCTGGCGCTGTCAATTGATGGTACGCTGAGCCAGTTATCGGATGCTATCGCCCTGGGGCGGAAGTTAAAAGTGGTCAGTAAAGACGATGTCAACCAGACGCTGAAATACCGCTGGCTGGGTAAGTAG
- the hda gene encoding DnaA regulatory inactivator Hda — translation MMNQPVQLPLSVQIRDDATFENFFSGDNAALVNMLDMDQQVSGVDSEQFIYLYGAPGVGCSHLLQAACHQVDSRKGRGIYLPMQELVHYPSKLLEGMERLQLVCIDEVNAVAGIPEWEEGLFDLFNRLRDSRTRLLVAANCPPKRLSILLPDLVSRLSWGLVFQVQPLSDKDKVSALQLRAHLRGLDMNEDVARYIIYRSNRDMGHLFKMLQKLDSASLRAKRKLTIPFVKQVMNW, via the coding sequence TTGATGAACCAGCCTGTGCAATTACCGCTCAGTGTCCAGATCAGGGACGATGCCACCTTTGAAAATTTTTTCAGTGGGGATAATGCAGCACTGGTCAATATGTTGGATATGGATCAGCAGGTCAGCGGGGTCGATTCAGAACAGTTTATTTATCTGTACGGTGCCCCCGGCGTTGGCTGCAGTCATCTTCTTCAGGCGGCCTGTCATCAGGTTGATAGCAGGAAGGGCCGCGGTATCTACCTGCCTATGCAGGAGCTTGTTCATTACCCTTCCAAGCTGCTGGAGGGTATGGAAAGGCTGCAACTGGTATGCATTGATGAGGTGAATGCAGTAGCTGGTATTCCAGAGTGGGAAGAAGGGCTTTTTGATCTGTTCAATCGTCTCAGGGATTCCCGGACTCGCCTGCTGGTGGCAGCGAATTGCCCACCGAAAAGACTTTCTATCCTATTGCCGGATCTGGTCTCGAGACTCAGTTGGGGGCTGGTGTTTCAGGTGCAACCTCTCAGCGACAAGGACAAGGTGTCGGCATTGCAGCTGCGGGCTCATTTGCGCGGGCTGGATATGAATGAAGATGTAGCGCGGTATATCATATACCGCAGCAACCGGGATATGGGGCATTTATTCAAGATGCTGCAGAAGCTGGACAGTGCTTCACTGAGAGCTAAAAGGAAGTTGACCATACCCTTTGTTAAACAAGTCATGAACTGGTAA
- a CDS encoding AI-2E family transporter has protein sequence MTRQQQWMLAGIVLVGVVLIHFVGAVMTPFAISAVLAYLGDPLVDRLEKLKLSRSLSVALVFLVIFTFLVLMLLILIPALLQQVKTLMQLLPVWEEWVRINAIPKLVEYTDLDPEWFDVSQLVKTVAGEWQKAGGLLAELGRSVTSSGLAVIGFLVNLFLVPVVTFYLLRDWDHMVEHIRLMLPVNLEPIVVELASECDEVLGAFLKGQLLVMLALGLIYGLGLWAVGLQFALLIGLVAGLVSIIPYMGFVVGFVSAITVALFQFDSFLPLFLVAGVFALGQALEGWVLTPYLVGDRIGLHPVAVIFALMAGGQILGFVGMLIALPLAAIIMVLLRHLHRNYKASHLYNAGDSGE, from the coding sequence ATGACCAGACAGCAACAATGGATGCTGGCAGGCATCGTACTCGTGGGCGTGGTGCTGATTCATTTTGTCGGAGCCGTCATGACGCCCTTTGCGATCAGTGCTGTGCTTGCTTATTTGGGCGATCCGCTGGTTGATCGGCTGGAAAAGCTGAAGCTCTCCCGGTCGCTTTCTGTGGCACTGGTTTTTCTGGTAATTTTTACTTTCCTGGTGCTCATGCTGCTCATTCTGATACCGGCATTATTGCAACAGGTTAAAACCCTGATGCAGTTACTTCCGGTCTGGGAGGAGTGGGTTCGAATCAATGCTATCCCAAAACTGGTTGAATACACCGACCTTGATCCTGAGTGGTTTGATGTCAGTCAGCTGGTTAAGACGGTTGCTGGCGAGTGGCAGAAAGCCGGAGGTCTTCTGGCGGAGTTAGGACGCTCAGTGACCAGCTCAGGCCTGGCCGTCATTGGCTTCCTGGTGAATCTGTTTCTAGTACCGGTTGTGACTTTTTATCTGTTGCGCGACTGGGATCATATGGTGGAGCACATTCGTCTGATGCTGCCTGTTAACCTTGAACCGATTGTTGTTGAGCTCGCCAGCGAGTGCGATGAAGTGCTGGGCGCTTTCCTCAAGGGGCAGCTTTTGGTGATGCTGGCCCTGGGATTGATCTACGGTTTGGGGCTCTGGGCGGTCGGCTTGCAGTTTGCCTTGTTGATCGGTCTGGTAGCGGGGTTGGTCAGCATCATACCTTATATGGGTTTTGTTGTTGGTTTTGTTTCAGCCATTACTGTCGCGCTTTTTCAATTTGACAGCTTTTTGCCGCTGTTTTTGGTGGCCGGTGTGTTTGCCCTTGGGCAGGCTCTGGAAGGATGGGTATTGACGCCTTATCTGGTGGGGGACCGGATTGGCCTGCACCCGGTGGCTGTTATCTTTGCCCTGATGGCCGGTGGCCAGATTCTGGGTTTTGTCGGGATGCTAATAGCGTTGCCATTAGCAGCCATTATTATGGTACTCTTGCGTCATCTGCACCGAAACTATAAGGCGAGCCACTTATATAATGCTGGTGACTCGGGGGAGTAA
- the ltrA gene encoding group II intron reverse transcriptase/maturase: MPSGHGGTGGCKAMRAEVVSVSQDYESPAGGTRLMERIANPNNLTRAFQRVKRNKGAAGIDRMTVEGLYTHLQEHGHELRQCLLQGEWRPAPVRRVLIPKPDGGERQLGIPIALDRMVQQAIQQVLQAEWELRFSSFSYGFRPNRSAHQAINQAQSYIREGYNWVVDIDLSKFFDRVNHDRLMAKLAVHTDDKDVLRLIRRFLQSGVMENGLVKPQTEGVPQGGPLSPVLSNIVLDELDKELEKRDLRFVRYADDCRVFVRSKKAGERVMASLTRYIESKLKLKVNVAKSAVDKAWRRAFLGYSFTRDGRKKLADKTCKRFRDKVKQLTRKGGRSLEQRLESLNRYLRGWKNYFREVETRSEFENFDCWIRRRLRSLLWYQWKKSPKRYAELRRRGVSEELTRQTVGSSKGYWRISRSPALHLTLPNSWFDELGLIRLLAA; the protein is encoded by the coding sequence ATGCCAAGTGGTCACGGCGGAACCGGAGGCTGCAAGGCTATGAGAGCTGAGGTCGTGTCGGTATCACAGGATTACGAAAGCCCGGCGGGTGGTACTAGACTGATGGAGCGTATCGCCAACCCCAATAATTTAACAAGAGCCTTTCAGCGAGTTAAACGCAATAAAGGCGCAGCAGGGATCGACCGTATGACAGTGGAAGGGTTGTACACCCATCTACAAGAACATGGTCATGAACTGCGACAATGTCTTTTGCAGGGAGAATGGCGTCCTGCTCCCGTAAGGCGAGTACTGATTCCCAAACCGGACGGAGGAGAAAGGCAGTTGGGTATACCAATCGCCTTAGACCGAATGGTGCAGCAAGCGATACAGCAAGTATTGCAGGCCGAGTGGGAACTAAGGTTCTCATCTTTCAGTTACGGGTTCAGGCCGAACCGGTCAGCTCATCAGGCGATTAATCAGGCTCAGTCGTATATCCGAGAAGGATATAACTGGGTTGTGGACATTGACCTGTCGAAATTCTTCGATCGGGTTAACCATGATCGACTGATGGCAAAACTGGCAGTTCACACAGATGACAAGGATGTATTACGTTTAATTCGACGATTCCTACAGTCCGGAGTGATGGAGAACGGGCTGGTAAAACCGCAGACGGAAGGAGTGCCTCAGGGAGGGCCGCTCTCACCTGTGTTGTCTAACATCGTACTGGATGAACTCGATAAAGAGTTAGAAAAGCGTGATTTACGATTTGTACGTTACGCTGATGACTGTCGGGTGTTTGTGCGAAGCAAGAAAGCAGGCGAGAGAGTGATGGCAAGTTTGACTCGTTACATCGAAAGTAAGCTGAAGCTGAAAGTCAACGTTGCGAAAAGTGCAGTTGACAAGGCATGGAGGCGGGCGTTCCTGGGATACAGCTTTACCAGAGATGGCAGGAAGAAGCTGGCAGATAAAACCTGCAAGCGGTTCAGGGACAAGGTCAAACAACTAACCCGCAAAGGCGGGCGGTCACTGGAGCAGAGATTGGAGTCTCTGAATCGCTATTTACGGGGCTGGAAGAACTACTTTCGAGAAGTTGAAACCCGTTCGGAGTTTGAAAACTTTGACTGCTGGATCAGGCGACGATTGAGAAGTTTGCTCTGGTATCAATGGAAGAAAAGTCCGAAGCGATATGCGGAGCTAAGAAGGCGAGGAGTCAGTGAAGAGCTGACGAGGCAGACAGTAGGATCGAGCAAAGGGTACTGGCGGATAAGCCGGAGTCCTGCGCTGCACTTAACATTGCCGAATAGTTGGTTCGATGAATTAGGTTTGATTAGATTATTGGCTGCTTAA
- the purN gene encoding phosphoribosylglycinamide formyltransferase: protein MTDNCRVVVLLSGSGTTLQAILDQQNQYCYQVVGVLSNRPDAYGLERARSAGIDTRSLDHKHFPSRESFDLELMERIDKFKPDLVVLAGYMRILSHAFVKHYQGKLINIHPSLLPKHKGLHTYQSALDAGDKEHGTSVHYVTEELDSGSVVMQGTLNITPADTAKTLEQRVKVMEHYLYPRAIDWIASGRITVEDDVISLDKKPLGPQGYRISEKSIASTE from the coding sequence ATGACGGATAACTGTCGAGTCGTCGTATTACTATCGGGCAGCGGCACTACTTTGCAGGCCATTCTCGACCAGCAGAATCAATACTGCTATCAGGTGGTTGGGGTGCTCAGCAACCGTCCTGACGCCTACGGTCTGGAGCGAGCCCGGAGCGCAGGCATTGACACCCGCAGCCTTGACCACAAACACTTCCCCAGCCGGGAGTCGTTTGATCTTGAGCTAATGGAACGCATTGATAAGTTTAAGCCTGACCTGGTCGTGCTGGCAGGTTATATGCGCATACTCAGCCATGCTTTTGTTAAGCACTATCAGGGAAAGCTGATTAACATTCACCCTTCCCTGCTCCCCAAACATAAAGGTTTGCATACTTACCAGTCGGCATTGGACGCCGGTGACAAAGAACATGGCACATCGGTTCACTATGTCACGGAAGAACTGGACAGCGGATCGGTTGTTATGCAGGGAACTCTGAATATAACCCCTGCCGATACGGCAAAGACACTGGAACAGAGAGTCAAGGTCATGGAGCACTATCTTTACCCCAGGGCTATAGACTGGATTGCTTCTGGCCGAATCACTGTAGAAGACGATGTCATCTCACTTGACAAAAAGCCCCTTGGCCCTCAAGGATATCGTATATCTGAAAAAAGTATCGCCTCTACGGAATAA
- a CDS encoding DUF3108 domain-containing protein — MTPYKSVTALLFSGLLIASAPSPAQPAEATLKPFTAEYKAEVSGISGSGTRSLKKEGDQWVLNFSANASVIIASISLDETTRFNLQKGQVRPLDYRYERSGIGGKPAKTAKFDWKTMKASWQQDDKQSTVSFKPGAQDPLSYQLQLRLDLKAGKKELAYPVVDDDEVYERRFVIEADEVLNTPAGPLNTTRVKVVREDKDRETWIWFAKDWDYVLVQLHQKENGSDYLIQFKGGELEGKTIKGITPTPSK, encoded by the coding sequence ATGACCCCTTACAAGTCCGTCACAGCCCTGCTTTTTTCTGGCCTTCTGATTGCCAGCGCACCCTCCCCTGCCCAACCGGCAGAAGCCACACTGAAACCCTTTACCGCTGAATATAAAGCCGAAGTTTCTGGCATCAGCGGCTCAGGCACTCGCAGCCTGAAAAAAGAGGGTGACCAATGGGTTCTGAATTTCAGCGCCAATGCTTCTGTTATCATCGCTTCCATCAGCCTGGATGAAACCACTCGCTTCAACTTACAGAAAGGGCAGGTACGTCCCCTGGATTACCGGTACGAACGCAGCGGAATTGGCGGCAAACCCGCCAAAACAGCCAAGTTTGACTGGAAAACGATGAAAGCCTCCTGGCAGCAGGACGACAAACAATCAACCGTCTCATTTAAGCCCGGTGCCCAGGACCCTCTCTCCTACCAGCTGCAACTTCGGCTGGACTTAAAGGCGGGCAAGAAAGAACTGGCCTACCCGGTGGTTGACGATGACGAGGTCTACGAAAGGCGGTTTGTGATTGAAGCCGATGAAGTACTGAACACACCTGCCGGCCCTCTTAATACCACCCGTGTAAAAGTGGTTCGTGAAGATAAGGATCGCGAAACCTGGATCTGGTTTGCCAAAGACTGGGATTATGTTCTGGTGCAACTCCATCAAAAAGAGAACGGGTCAGACTATCTGATTCAGTTTAAAGGCGGTGAACTGGAAGGCAAAACGATTAAGGGAATCACTCCCACTCCGTCAAAATAG
- the mltC gene encoding membrane-bound lytic murein transglycosylase MltC, with translation MPDNPEKPFDACIKKTQRMAGLSLMIPLLLSCSNNAVVNYATDVVVRELGGPVADAYSTVQQVRSVQKDVIAFEALVRILTTEARVNWGDEKSASNKEYVKYTNHYRTRVFVNFEQGKVHVETLDRKDLKHAIIVTLLTPYNPDEVDLFSDKAVPIGEEPMLYGQVIDHQGKPIRWEWRASQFADYLINHQLTTRASAKGTVYSVDLDLVGDHMIKRQYQYADIVRQMSQRYKIKESLIYAIMRTESSFNPYAVSHANAYGLMQIIPSTAGRDVFKLVKRRSGQPSRQYLFNPFNNIDAGTAYLHLLETRYLKNVRDPRVRHYAIISAYNGGAGNVLKTFHSNRTRAMEILNQMEPEEAYSALTRKHPRQESRNYLKKVTRAQKDFYKGDV, from the coding sequence ATGCCAGACAATCCTGAAAAACCTTTCGATGCCTGTATCAAAAAGACTCAGAGAATGGCTGGCCTCAGTCTGATGATTCCTCTGCTTTTAAGCTGCTCCAATAACGCAGTGGTTAACTATGCGACGGATGTTGTGGTTCGGGAGCTGGGTGGGCCGGTAGCTGACGCCTACTCAACAGTTCAGCAAGTCAGAAGCGTTCAGAAAGATGTGATCGCCTTTGAAGCCCTGGTGCGGATTCTGACGACCGAAGCCCGTGTTAACTGGGGTGACGAAAAAAGCGCCAGTAACAAGGAATACGTCAAGTACACCAACCATTACCGCACCCGGGTCTTTGTTAACTTCGAGCAGGGCAAGGTTCACGTTGAAACACTGGATAGAAAGGATCTCAAACATGCGATTATTGTCACCCTGCTGACGCCTTACAATCCTGACGAAGTTGACCTGTTCAGCGATAAAGCAGTTCCCATTGGCGAAGAACCCATGCTCTACGGACAGGTCATCGACCACCAGGGCAAACCCATACGCTGGGAGTGGCGAGCCAGTCAGTTTGCTGACTATCTGATCAACCATCAGTTAACGACTCGTGCCAGCGCCAAGGGAACGGTTTACTCTGTTGATCTTGATCTGGTCGGCGACCATATGATCAAACGACAGTATCAATACGCTGATATCGTTCGACAGATGTCGCAAAGGTACAAGATCAAAGAAAGCCTGATCTACGCCATCATGAGAACAGAGAGCAGCTTCAACCCTTATGCGGTAAGTCATGCCAATGCCTATGGATTGATGCAGATTATCCCATCAACCGCAGGAAGGGATGTTTTTAAGCTAGTCAAACGTCGCAGCGGACAGCCCAGCAGGCAGTACCTTTTCAATCCATTCAACAATATTGATGCAGGCACTGCCTATCTGCATCTTCTTGAAACTCGATACCTGAAAAATGTCAGAGACCCACGGGTGAGACATTACGCCATTATCTCTGCCTACAACGGTGGCGCTGGGAATGTTTTGAAAACCTTCCACTCCAATCGCACCCGAGCTATGGAAATCCTCAATCAGATGGAGCCTGAAGAAGCCTATTCGGCACTCACCCGCAAGCACCCGAGGCAGGAATCAAGAAACTATCTGAAAAAAGTTACCAGAGCCCAGAAAGATTTCTATAAAGGTGATGTCTGA
- the gloA gene encoding lactoylglutathione lyase, whose translation MRLLHTMLRVGDLDRSIAFYTDVLGMKLLRKHDNEQYEYTLAFVGYADESEQAVIELTYNWGTKEYDLGTGFGHIAIGFDDIYATCDAIRANGGKITREPGPVKGGTTEIAFVEDPDGYKIEMIQSKSASQGLKG comes from the coding sequence GTGAGACTTCTACACACCATGCTGCGAGTGGGCGACCTGGATCGCTCCATTGCCTTCTATACCGATGTGCTGGGTATGAAGCTGCTTCGCAAGCACGATAACGAACAATACGAATACACTCTGGCTTTTGTTGGCTATGCCGATGAATCAGAACAGGCCGTCATTGAACTGACCTATAACTGGGGCACCAAAGAATACGATCTGGGCACGGGTTTTGGTCATATAGCCATTGGCTTTGATGATATCTATGCCACCTGTGACGCCATCCGTGCCAACGGCGGCAAGATCACCCGTGAACCGGGTCCGGTTAAAGGGGGGACCACGGAGATCGCCTTTGTCGAAGATCCTGATGGCTACAAAATCGAAATGATCCAGAGCAAAAGTGCCTCTCAGGGACTCAAGGGATAA
- a CDS encoding ATP-binding protein, whose translation MIKRLALKNIGPAAKMELEFSQRLNLLTGDNGLGKSFLLDIAWWSLTRRWPREVNSRLTSGGMAMPSQEGEATIEFSFTSKSREESYTSQFVRKEQAWKGRPGRPANPGLVLYAMTDGSFAVWDPHRNYWLPQKNGEDIQERTPAYVFSPSEVWDGLAGAGNASLCNGLIRDWASWQKENKKPYQQLKAVLKALSASDAEVMEPGELTRLGLDDVRDIPTLRMPYQKDVPVVHASSGMRRIMALAYVLVWAWEEHKKAAKLLDEPVTKQITFLVDEIEAHLHPGWQRRIIPTLMGVMTNLNKQTAVQLITATHSPLVMASVEPSFDEAKDAWFDLDFIRKKVVLSHREFEKQGEVNNWLLSEAFDLASARSIEAEALLEKASKLLASDKAPSKAKLKDIHNQLVEALNPRDPFLFRWRAICERKGWMQ comes from the coding sequence ATGATTAAACGCCTGGCGCTTAAAAATATTGGGCCAGCCGCAAAGATGGAGCTGGAGTTTAGCCAGCGATTGAACCTGCTGACCGGTGATAATGGCCTGGGCAAAAGTTTTCTGCTGGATATTGCCTGGTGGTCTTTAACCCGTCGGTGGCCCAGGGAGGTGAATAGCCGCCTCACCTCCGGTGGCATGGCGATGCCCAGCCAAGAAGGCGAGGCGACCATTGAGTTCTCTTTTACCAGTAAGAGCAGAGAGGAATCTTACACCAGTCAGTTTGTGCGCAAGGAGCAGGCCTGGAAAGGTCGCCCTGGTCGCCCTGCCAACCCTGGCCTGGTGCTTTACGCCATGACTGATGGCAGTTTTGCGGTGTGGGATCCTCACCGCAATTACTGGCTGCCACAAAAGAATGGTGAAGATATTCAGGAGCGAACCCCGGCTTATGTGTTCTCACCCTCAGAGGTGTGGGATGGACTGGCGGGGGCTGGCAATGCTTCCCTTTGCAACGGGTTGATTCGGGATTGGGCCAGTTGGCAGAAAGAAAATAAGAAGCCTTATCAGCAGTTGAAGGCAGTGCTAAAAGCGTTATCTGCCTCTGATGCAGAGGTGATGGAGCCTGGCGAGCTAACTCGCCTTGGACTGGACGATGTGCGGGATATTCCCACCCTTCGTATGCCTTACCAAAAGGATGTACCTGTGGTGCATGCTTCTTCTGGCATGCGACGGATTATGGCGCTGGCTTATGTGCTGGTTTGGGCCTGGGAAGAGCATAAGAAAGCCGCCAAGTTGCTGGATGAACCGGTAACTAAGCAGATTACGTTTTTGGTGGATGAGATTGAAGCGCACCTGCACCCTGGCTGGCAGCGTCGGATTATTCCGACCCTGATGGGAGTGATGACCAACCTTAACAAACAAACGGCAGTGCAACTGATTACCGCTACCCACTCACCGCTAGTGATGGCGTCGGTAGAACCTTCTTTTGATGAAGCGAAGGATGCCTGGTTCGACCTGGATTTTATTCGAAAAAAAGTGGTGCTGAGCCATCGTGAGTTTGAAAAACAGGGTGAGGTGAATAACTGGTTGTTGAGTGAGGCGTTTGACCTTGCTTCTGCCCGGTCTATTGAAGCGGAAGCCTTGCTTGAAAAAGCCTCAAAATTGCTGGCAAGCGATAAGGCTCCCAGCAAAGCAAAACTGAAGGATATTCACAATCAACTGGTTGAAGCCTTGAATCCGAGAGACCCTTTTCTATTCCGGTGGCGGGCCATTTGCGAACGAAAGGGGTGGATGCAGTGA
- the purM gene encoding phosphoribosylformylglycinamidine cyclo-ligase → MSNSNRDTHSQVSSLSYKDAGVDIQAGNALVDRIKRVAKATSRPEVMGGLGGFGALCQIPSGYQEPVLVSGTDGVGTKLKLAMDLGKHDTIGIDLVAMCVNDLLVAGAEPLFFLDYYATGKLNIEVAEQVVTGIGAGCEQAGCALIGGETAEMPGMYQGDDYDLAGFCTGVVEKSDIIDGSKVTAGNTLIGLKSSGPHSNGYSLIRKVLEVSQLDLNREVDGKPLADALMAPTRIYVKSLLQLQKEIPIHAMAHITGGGLTENLPRVIPEGCVAVINTDSWEIPEVFKLLQQGGNIAQSEMYLTFNCGVGMVVCVAEEQAEQAVSRLNELGEEAFIIGHMESGSGDKVLYR, encoded by the coding sequence ATGAGCAACAGCAACCGCGATACACACTCCCAAGTTTCTTCCCTGAGCTATAAAGATGCGGGTGTCGACATCCAGGCGGGTAACGCTCTGGTTGATCGTATCAAGCGTGTGGCCAAAGCCACTTCACGCCCCGAAGTGATGGGTGGCCTGGGTGGCTTTGGTGCCCTGTGCCAGATTCCTTCAGGCTACCAAGAGCCGGTTCTGGTTTCCGGAACCGATGGTGTCGGCACCAAATTAAAACTGGCGATGGATCTGGGCAAACACGACACCATTGGTATTGACCTGGTGGCCATGTGCGTCAACGACTTGCTGGTTGCTGGTGCTGAGCCCCTGTTTTTCCTTGATTACTACGCAACCGGGAAACTCAATATCGAAGTTGCAGAACAGGTCGTTACCGGTATTGGCGCAGGCTGTGAGCAGGCTGGCTGCGCCCTTATTGGCGGTGAAACCGCAGAAATGCCCGGCATGTACCAGGGCGATGACTATGACCTGGCAGGCTTCTGCACAGGTGTCGTTGAAAAGTCCGACATTATTGATGGCAGCAAAGTCACTGCGGGTAACACCCTGATTGGCCTGAAATCCAGCGGCCCCCATTCCAACGGTTACTCCCTGATCCGCAAGGTTTTGGAAGTCAGCCAGCTGGACCTGAACCGCGAAGTGGACGGCAAGCCGCTGGCTGACGCCCTGATGGCACCTACTCGGATCTACGTCAAATCATTGCTTCAGCTTCAGAAAGAAATACCCATCCATGCCATGGCACACATCACCGGTGGTGGTCTGACTGAAAACCTGCCAAGGGTTATTCCTGAAGGCTGTGTCGCCGTCATCAACACCGACAGCTGGGAAATTCCGGAAGTGTTTAAACTCCTCCAGCAAGGCGGCAACATTGCCCAGTCTGAAATGTACCTGACCTTTAACTGCGGTGTTGGCATGGTGGTCTGCGTTGCTGAAGAACAGGCTGAACAGGCTGTTAGCAGACTGAATGAACTGGGCGAAGAAGCCTTTATCATCGGCCACATGGAATCAGGTTCCGGTGACAAAGTCCTTTACAGGTAA